Proteins from one Desulfuribacillus alkaliarsenatis genomic window:
- a CDS encoding YbjN domain-containing protein produces the protein MTTEIKDALFAVIEKNNWNGTEREDIIKIDVDGQNGNWPTFARCLEDSRQFLFYSVLTSKVKEDRLDAIVHLITRINYGLKIGNFELDYDTGELHFKTAVQLSEQAVDQGIIEGQIIINILTMDEYLPIIMKTIYSDDPLEKLLEST, from the coding sequence TTGACTACTGAAATAAAAGATGCACTATTCGCAGTAATTGAAAAAAACAACTGGAATGGCACTGAACGAGAAGACATAATTAAAATCGACGTAGATGGTCAAAATGGCAATTGGCCAACCTTTGCTAGATGCTTAGAAGATAGCCGTCAGTTTTTATTTTACTCTGTTTTAACTAGCAAGGTTAAAGAAGATCGGCTCGATGCTATTGTGCACTTAATTACCCGTATCAACTACGGATTGAAAATTGGAAACTTCGAACTAGATTATGATACGGGAGAACTACATTTCAAGACAGCTGTGCAACTTTCAGAGCAAGCTGTTGATCAAGGAATAATAGAGGGACAAATTATCATAAACATACTAACAATGGATGAGTATTTACCTATTATCATGAAAACTATTTACTCAGATGACCCGTTGGAAAAATTACTAGAGTCAACTTAA